A region of the Veillonellales bacterium genome:
AACCAAACGAGATTGGCTTTAAATCAGTTACGCAGGCCTTTGACACAACGACTGCCTTTGGAAAAGCGGCAATCGGAATGATAGCCGTATTCGCCCAATTAGAACGCGATCAATTAATTGAACGTGTGTCGGAAGCAAAAAAAGAAGCCGCCCGTCAAGGCAGATTTATGGGAGGCCAGCCGCCCTTTGGCTATGCCCACAACCCTGCAAAGAAAATCGTAGAGATTAATGAAATTGAGGCCCAAGTCATACATATGATTTATAATATATACTTGCGGGGCGAAACGGGTTATCAAGCGATTGCCGACAAATTAAATGAACAAAAAATCTCACCAAGAAGGACGAAGTCGTGGAGCCGTTCCACTGTCCGCAAACTGCTGACCAATCCCTTCTATGCCGGCTATATCGCGCATAAAGAGCAATTTTACAAAGGACAGCATGATGCCATCGTAACAGTTGAACAATATAACGAAGTACAGGAATTATTAAAAACGCGAAATAAATACTTGCCGCAAATCCACTCCGGTCTCATCTCTGGCTGCATCTACTGCGGCGAATGCGGCGCCAGAATGCGCACAAAGAACGTATGGCAGAACCACCCTCAGACTGATCCAAAAAAGATTACCCGATACTATATTTGCTACTCGCAAGACGGCAGCACCCCTTATATGATCAAGAACGCGTCCTGCCGCTGCGGCTATAAAAAAGCAAATAATATTGATCAGCTTGTTATTAATCGTCTTATGAAGTACGCGACTAAACCAAGACTAGTCAAGGAAGTAGCCGCTGAGCTTCTTGCCAAAGTCAATACCGCATCAACCGCACTTGCTTCAGTGCAGACAAAAAAAGAACTGGAAGCCATCAAGAAAAAACTAAATAGATGGTATGATGCCTTTGAAAAAGGCGCCCTTGATCCGGAGCAGCTTACGGAAAGAGTTAAGGATTTAAGCGAACAGCGCTATCACCTTGAGCATCGGCTGCTTGAATATGAAGCAGCGGAAACAACAGTACAAGCGCAAGCCCGCTCCATCGAAGATTTTATTGAAACGCTGAAATCGTTTAAAAAAGTATGGCGCGAAGCTACGCCTGAGGAGCAAAAGGCAGTTGTGCGAAGCCTTATTAAGCGAGTAACTGTATATGAGGATAATCATATCGATATTGAATTTTTTTCAAAGTAAATTTATTCCAGGCGCAGAAATCCTTGCGAATCAAATATCAATATGCTAAAATAATTAATAGTTTGATTAATAATTATCTATCGACATACAAATGCTATGACATGTAAGTCAATTGTATATAATGGATATACAATTGACTTGTTTTTTCCCGGCTTTGGGGATCTGAGGTCGTAGGATGGATGCTTTAACTATTGAAATGAAAGACAAATACTGGAGGATCAGCTATGGACCAAAATGGAAAAGAATATCAAAAAGCTATTGAATATATCCGTTCATTAATTATTGACCAAAAAATCCAGATTGGGAGCAGAATTCCTCCGGAGCGAAAAATATCGGAAACTCTTTCTATTAGTCGTAATTCCACAAGAGAAGCTTTACGAATGCTTGAAAATATGGGTCTCATTGAAAGCCGGCAGGGCTTAGGCAACTATCTGAGCGGGAATGTATCGCAGAGCCTTTCAAAAATGATTGACGCTATGCTAATTCTGCAACAAACAGACGCCGAAGATATTTTTCAATTCCGGCGAGGGATTGAAAAAACCGTCTTCGATCTAGCCTATAAAAAGCGCAAAAATAACCCTTATCTTGCTCAGATGAAACCTCTGTTTCCCAAATTTCCCAAGGCAATGTTGGCTGCACAAATCGAAATGGACAAAGAATTCCACTACCTGCTGATACGTGCGGCAGGAAACAAACTGCTAAGCATCATGATGAGTTCTGTTTCCGACATTTATTACGAGGGGATTGATCTGGTATTGCGAAATGCATCACCTGAGGTGATGCACAACCTGCATCTGGCCCATTTGGCCATTTACGAAGGCCTTGTCCAGGATAACCCGGCAAGCGGAATACAGGCTATCGACCGGCATTATGATATCATTGACAAAATGTCCTTCCAAAAATATCAGATCGGAAATTTCTATACGGCACACACAAATGAGTCCACGCTATATACTTATAAAGTAGGCTGTGCGGATTAGGCGGAAACGCTAAATCGATTAATTTGTAGTGGGTGAAAAGATGGATTTCAAGCAAATTGAGGCATTTATCAATGTAATAAAATATAGGAGCTTTTCCAAGGCTGCGGACGCATCTTTTCTGACGCAGCCTACGATTAGTGCTCATATAAATTCGTTGGAGAAAGAACTGGGAGTAACTCTCATCGACCGGATGGGGAAAGAGTCGTACCCAACAAAAGAAGGCAGTCTCTTTTATAAATATGCTCTCGATCTTATTCATACGCGAGACAAGGCTGCCATGGCTGTCAGTAACAAAAGAAATGATATGTCAGGAATTTTGGAGGTACAGGCTTCCAGTATCCCGGGGCAGTATCTCGTACCCGTTCTTATGGCAAGATTTAAAGAACAATATGAAAACGTGCGGTTTTATTTGGAACAATCAGACAGTAAGCAGGCCGTTCGCAACATCTGTGACCATAAAGGCGAAATAGGATTCACCGGCTATCTCCGCAACAACGAACTGACATATGAGTTTCTTTGCCGGGATAAATGTGTCATTATTACGCCAAAACTGCCGAAATACCTCGCGTTGCGGGAGCGGAAGAAAAAAATTAACATTCTGGATTTTGATGGTGAATCCTTTATTTGGCGGGAAGAAGGCTCGGCGACCCGTAAAACCTTCGAAGATAGGTGTGTCCAAAGCGGTGTCCGAATTCATGCACTTGCTATGATGAATAACATAGGCGCTATTAAAACGGCAGTGTCTCAAGGCATGGGGATTTCCGTTTTATCCGAGATGGCGGTCCGGCATCAAGAAACGGAAGATGACTTTCTTTCTTTTGAAGTCGAAGAAGACTGTTTTGACCGGGAATTTTATATGATGTATAAGAAAAACGTTACGCTTTCACCTGTTGCTACCGAGTTTAAAACTTTTACGCAAAATTATTTCAAAGAAACCTTTTAGACTATTACCGATAATGCCTCGACAGTATGATGCCGGGGAAGAATAGACAAGCTTTGATTTGTCTATTCTTCCCCGGGCTAAGGCTTATTCTTGACATAAAAAATCGATTGTAGTATTATAAATTAGTTATTAATGTAGCAGCAATTGATATGGGGGAGTATGGGTTCTGGTGTTCCCTCTGGTCTTCAAAACCAGTATAAGGAGTTAAGAGCTTCTTAGGTGGGTTCGATTCCCACACTTTCCCGCCATATTTTTATTACAGCGCAAAAGGATAAGACGGATGCTGATCCGCCTTATCCTTTTTATTTTTTCTATTACTTGCTCATTATTACCGGCTGATTTAATATAGCTTCAGCTTCAATTTTTAAATACATCCCGTATGGCTTGTACAACCATAGAGAATTCTTCACACCGAATCGTGCGTACATCTAAGCAGACTTGATCTTTCCGGACGCGGACGATGACAGGAATTTTCCCCTGGTGCAGCCGTTTTTCTATATCTGCTGCCGTCATAGTATTTGATTCCACGGAAACGACATAGCCTGGAAGAGTGTATTCCGGATAAGATCCGCCGCCTACAACATCTGTTTCAGCGGCTATGTCAATCGCAAGGGGCAGCTGACACTGTCGCAGCATTTCTGCCAAAGTCTCCGCCTTTCTCCGGCATTCCTCCTCTGTCAGAGACAGCATCGCCAGTACGGGTATTTTTTTGACCGCTATTTTTTCATCGCGGTACAAATGAAGGGTTGCCTCCAAAGCAGCCAACGTCATTTTATCAACGCGCAGAGCCCGCAGGAGCTGGTTCTGCTTCATTTGTTCGATAAAACATTTCTTGCCGACGATAATGCCGGCCTGGGGGCCGCCGAGAAGCTTGTCGCCGCTAAAGGTCACCACATCGCAGCCCTGGTCAAGGGCTTCCTTCACTGTCGGCTCATAGGGCAGACCAAAACAGCGCATATCAACAAGCAGGCCGCTGCCTAAATCGTTGATAAAAGGTATCCCCCGCTCATGAGCCAGCACCGCCAGTTCCTCCGTAGCAACGCTTTCGGTAAAACCTATGATGCGGTAATTGCTGGTGTGCACCTTCATGACAGCGCCTGTCTTTTCATTGATGGCACAGCTGTAATCCTCCAGATGGGTCTTATTCGTCGTGCCGACCTCACAAATAGTTCCGCCGCTGCGCTCGATGACCTCGGGAATACGGAAAAATCCGCCTATTTCAACGAGCTCACCACGTGAAATCAAAACCTCGCGCCCCTTGACCAGCGTATCCAGGACAAGCAGGACTGCCGCCGCATTATTATTGACGACAAGCACATCCTCTGCACCCGTAAGCTCCCGCAGTATTTCGCTAAGATGGCTGTAGCGGGAGCCACGCTTTCCCTCATCCAAATTGTATTCCAAATTGGAGTAATGACAGGCAATATCCAATAGTTGTTTTTGCAGGCTGCTGCTTAGAATTGATCGCCCCAGATTTGTATGAATAATCGTCCCCGCAGCATTAACGACACGCTTGAGATGAAACTCCTTACGCTGTTCCAGTCTTGCCTGAACCAGTGTTTCCAAGGTCTGCTCCGTCGGTAACGTCGCCCTGATTCCCGACAAGAGTTCCTTGCGGATAGAAGCCAGTACACTTTGTATCGACTGTTTCACCAGATTCCGCGAAAAGGATTCCTCGAGACACACCATAGCCGGGCTTTTCAACAGTACATCTACCGACGGCAGATTTTCCAATAGCTGTTTTGCTTCTTTTTTCATAATAATACCTACTCTCTACCGCTTCGCTATACTTTTCAGAGCCTCAACGGCTTGACGCACGTCTTCCTCCGCCGTAAAGCTGGAAAAGGAAAAACGCACCGTACCGCGCCGCTCTGTCTGTAAGGCCTCATGCATCAGGGGAGCGCAATGAAAACCGGAACGCGTCGCCATGTGGAATTCCTCCCACAGAATTTCACTGACGACAGCTGAATCGGCATCACCAATATTGACGGAAAAAACGCTAACCCGGGGATGTGTAAAATCGCCGTATAAGGTGAGATTAGGAATAGACCGGGCTCCCCGAACAAATATCTGAGCCAGCCTGCTCTGCTTCTGCAGCATCTGCTCCACCGTCTTATCAAGAATATACCGGATGCCTGCCGCCAGACCTACGATTCCCGTTACATTGGCCGTCCCCGCTTCCAGCACGCCAGGTAGCCCTGCCGGCTGCTCGCGGTTAAAGGAATGAACCCCGTCGCCGCCTGTAATGAGCGGTTTGACTGTTAGGTCCTTCTTGAGACAAACACCACCAGTCCCGCCAGGTCCATAGAGGGATTTATGACCGGTAAAGCAAACAGCCGAAATAACACCGTCTGACAAGTCCACAGGATAGGCCCCGGCTGACTGGGAAACGTCGACGACGAGAAATATCCCATGTTTTTTGCAGAACTTCTTGATCCGATCCAAATCCAGGACATTGCCCGTTACATTGGAAGCATGGTTGCACACAACCATTTTCGTTTCAGGCCGCACCCTTTGCTCAAATTCATCATAGCGGAGAGCGCCTGTCAACGGCTCGCCGGAAATGAAATCGAGAAAAAGTCCTTGCTGCCTCATTTGATATAACGGTCGGAGCACAGCATTGTGCTCCCACACCGTCGTCAGCACATGATCACCGGGATGAAGGATCCCCTTTAAGACCACATTCAGGGCCGTTGTCGAATTATGCATAAAGACGACCTCATAATCCGAACTCGCCTGAAAGAGTTCCTTGACAAGACACTTCGCCGCCAGCACCTTTCGATAAGCATTGAGGGAATAACCATGGGCCCCGCGCGACGGATTTCCTAATTCCTGCGAATTTAACGCATCGTATACAGCCTGTGCCACCTGCTGCGGTTTTTGGACTGTCGTGGCGGCATTATCAAAATAGTGCATATTATTCCCCCACTTCCATACACTCACCGGCAACGCGGTAATCCTTCATACGCTTCGTAATATGCATTTTATCCATATATTCTAAAATCAATAGTGATGCCTTCCGGCTGGAGCCGATCATATCGCGAAAATCCCCCAGCTCAATCTTTTCATTTGTGCGAAGATACTCCCGCACCTGCTGCACTGCCTGCTGATAAAATCTCTTGAGAATAACATATTCAAAGGTCAAAAAAACGACAGTATCACCGTTCAGAGCTTCCAATACTGCGGCGGCATTCTTATCCGTCGCCGTGAACTCATCGGTCTTGACGGCCGTAAAGCCTGCTTTCTCCAAAGCCACCTCAATCTTCCTCTTAGTTTGCTGCTGAGCTGGATTGAAGACGACTTCAAAATTACTGGCAGCAATGATATGATCCTTTTCCCTACAAATACCGCCTTCGATCATTAGCTGCAAGAGCTCCGATATATCCCGTTCACTTAGATCCTTCCCCAGGCAAGACCGGAATTCACTAATGTCCATACCCTGCCGCAGAGAATGTTTTCGGTGATAGTTTAGCAGTATCTGCAAAACCTGCCCCCGCAGCTTCTTATATGTTTCTTTATGCAAATAACCCAGCGGCGTTTCCCGGATAACCTCAGCGCCGTTCAGTTGGTCGATAGCCATTTGCAGATCATCGCCGGAAAATCCTGTATATTCCTCCAGCTCTGCCTTCGTCGTAAAGGGCGATTTTTTATGCAGCAAGAAGTCGGCTACGATTTCATCGACAATCCCATCATCTTTGGCCTTTAAACTTTCCAAAATATCAGCCTTAAAGCGGCGGTGCTTGACCGGGCTGGCATCAAGGATTTCTCCGCCGGCGATTGTATGAATTGGAGAAAATGTGCGGAGAATAAAATAATCACGCTCCTTGACAACGAGCTGCTCCTGTTCCAGGCGCAGTTGCACAAATCCTTCTTCTCCCGGGTTGATTGCTTCAGTGCCAATAGGTACCGTCCGAGCCATCACCTCTCTCGTCCCTACGAGGAGGCGGACCCGATCCCATAAACCAATGGAAAGCGGCGATCTGCCAAGGCATTTTACCTTGACGTCAAGCATCCACGTAGCCTTGAGTTTATCCGACGCAGCGAGGACATCGCCCCGCTGAAGTTCATCTTTGGCGATATTGGCCAGATTCAAGGCCGTACGCTGTTTGGGTTCCGCTTTTTTTACATTCTGCTCATGAATCTGTATATTGCGAATGCGTACTTTCTTACCCCCGGGATATACATAGAGCTCGTCGCCAATAGAAACACTGCCATCGAGAAGCGTCCCTGTTACAACGGTACCAAATCCCTTGACACTGAATACCCTGTCAATATTCAGGCGGGCCATGCCGTCACTGACTACGTCAGGGATCTGCTCCGTCATGTCCTGTATTTTTTGGATCAGCTCGGGAATCCCCCTTCCCGTAACCGCGTCCGTTTCTACGATAGCCGCATCAGCTACAATTGTATCAGCCAGCTGATCCCGTATATCCTCAATCGCCATCTCCTTCAAGTCAGCATCTACTGTGTCGATCTTCGTTAGGACAATAAGAAAATTCCGCACTCCCAGCAGCGTCAATATGTCCAAGTGCTCCCGCGTCTGCGGCATAACGCCTTCGTTAGCATCAATGACAAGAAGAACCAAATTAATACCGGGCAAGCCGGCTACCATATTCTTTATAAATCTTTCGTGTCCGGGCACATCGACAATGCCTACCCTCGTATGATTGGGAAGATCAAGATAGGCAAAACCCAAATTGATCGACATGCCTCGTTTCTTTTCTTCTATCGTCGTATCCGTTTCAATACCAGTCAAGGCCTTGATCAACATTGTCTTGCCGTGATCGACATGTCCGGCCGTACCAATAACGATATGCTGTGCCATGTCACTGTAGCTCCTTTATCTGTTCATATGTAACCGTGAGTCCTTCTTGCCTGGCATGGTAAAAGCCTTCACACTGTATTTTCTTTTCCTGCAGCAGCGCTGCTAATGCCCCTTCATCCCCCAATGTGTATTTCAAGGAGAACCCGCAGCTGGCGTATATTTTCTCCGGCGTCGGTATGATGCGGATCTTCATCTGCCGCTCCTTGGTTGCAGCCTCCATTTCCATGGCGTCCTGTGTCGAATAAAAAAGGGCAACTCCATATCGTTCCATTATAGTCACCTCAAGGCTTTACAATCCGATAAGCTGAGCGCATCATTTCCACGATACGATACATATTCGTTATTTCACCGACTGCTACCTTTGCCGTCAGACCATAAAAATTCAAGCAGGCGCCGCACGCGTAGATTTCTACGCCCTTAGCAGCCAAATTTTTCAGATCCGCCAGGGATTCTGAACCCTCCGTGACAATAGGAACTCCGCCATTATAAAAGATGATCCGTTGAGGCAGGACATCCTGCTCGGTCAGCGTATAAATAAAGGTCTTCATTAGATTCTTGCCCAGCTTTTCCTCGCCGATACCCATCTTGTCGGAGTTAATGACGACGATATATTCATCATCAGCTTTATGACCTGCATTGACAGTCTGTTCTGTTTCCACAGTCTGCTCCGGTTCGACCGCTCCCTTGGTAATGACTACCGTATAGTGAGTTGGCGAATCCTCCTGCATTTGATAAACATAACCTAACTGCTTAGCCATTTTTTCTAGATTTTGTGTGGCAATTTTGTTATCGACCAGCGTTGTCACAGTATCGTGTTCTTTTAAAGCCTTACGCGTTTCAATGACCGGTAACGGACAAGCCTTGCCTAATGCATCTACTTTAAACATATTTATCCTCTCCTCTTAGTATATAGTAATTTCTTTATTTTCTTTTGGCACTATCGTGCCAAAATCAGCAGCTGGTATATGATTATTGTGGAGATCCTTCATCAAAGTCTCAACCTTTACCTCTGGAACTGTAACAAGAAGTCCTCCCGATGTTTGCGGGTCAAAAATAATTTCTTCTAAGCCAAAATCATCAATTTGAAAATCGATTTTATTCTCCAAATAATTGCGGTTCCGCTGTCCGCCTGCCGTCAGAATAAACTTTTTTGCGCCTTCGTAAGCTTCTGCAAAGTAGGGTAACTTTTTCGTATCTATATGGGCCGAATAAACACCGTGCAGCATTTCGTGCAAATGTCCGGCCAGGCCGAACCCCGTTACGTCTGTACAGCTAGTAACAGGATAATTTCGTATAATATCCATAGCATACTTATTTAAGGTCTGCATGCTGTCTGTCGCCTTTATGAAACTTTCCCGACTGATTTCCCCAGCGCTATAGCCAATAGTAATGATGCTGACTCCTAATGGTTTGGTCAAAATCAGATGGTCGCCTTCATGACATGTATCGTTGCGAAGGATTTGAGCCGGATGGACTGTCCCGGTAACAGCAAGACCATACTTTACGGTGCGGTCGTGTATGGAATGGCCGCCTGACAAAATACCGCCAGCTTCTTGCACTTTTTCTGCGCCGCCTTGCAGGATTTCCCGCAGGATCGACAAATCATTTTGCTCGGGAAAAGCGACAATATTTAAAGCCGATAAGACCATGCCGCCCATGGCATAGACATCGCTCAAAGCATTCGCCGCTGCGATCTTACCAAACAAATAGGGATCCGTCACCATCGTCGGAAAGAAGTCCACAGTCTGAATGATGGCCAGCGTATCCGACAATTTAATGACCGCCGAATCATCGGACGAATCAAAACCGACGAGAAGCTTGTCACTATTGAGCTTTGGCAACCCCTCCAGTAATTTCCCCAGATTACCGGCGCCGATTTTCGCGTTGCACCCGCCGCAAACTACTAATTGTTCCACATAAATCAACTCCTTTTATCTCGCTTCCCAGAAGCTCTCATAGAACATAACTCATGTATTCTCGCGTACGACTGTTAGCAGGACTTTTAAAAATCTGCTTTGTTGTACCAAATTCCAACGCTTCGCCGTTCTCCATAAAAAGCGTATAGTCAGCAATACGCTGGGCTTGTGACAAGTTATGCGTCACGATCACGATCGTATATTTTTCTTTGATCTGCCGCAAAGTATTTTCTATTTTCAATATATTCTTAATATCCAGAGCAGAACATGGTTCATCGAGAAGCAGTACTTTGGGATTAACAGCCAGGCTCCTGGCAATACAAAGTCGCTGCTGCTGTCCGCCCGATAAATTTCTGGCATCCATTTGGAGCTGCGCTGAAACCTCGTCATAAAGGCCTACTCTTTTCAAATTTTCCAGGATGATTTCACGTAGCTCTTTACTATCCTTGAGGCCATAATAGTTCAAAGCATAGCTCATATTTTTATAAACAGAAAAAGGAAAAGGCGACGGTTTTTGACATATAAGGCCGATGTTTTTCCGTATTTCCTGTTCAGGACGATCAAATATATTCTTCTTCTCCAATGTAACAATACCACTGATAACAACGCCGTCATTTTCTACGCTGCGATTCAGCGATTTCAGCAATGTTGTCTTGCCACACCCGGATGAACCGATAATAGCAGTAATCCGATTTCTATAGATCGGAAAAGTAATATTGTTTAAGATGCGCTTTTTATGAATGGTAACATTTAAATTCTTTACTTCAATGATAGGTTCCATGGTTATCCTTTTCTCCCATCTAAGCACTGGCAAGCTAAATTAATGATAATGAGCAGCACGAGCAGCACAAAGGCTGTCCCATAGGCCATTTCCAGGGAATAACCCTCATTGACCAATATATACAGATGATAAGGCAGCGCCATAAAGGGATCCAGCAGTGAGGGCAGCTTCCCTGTGTAGAGAACAGCACCTGTAAACATAATAGGAGCTGTCGCTCCCATGGCGTAGGCTGATGCCAGAGCAATTGTTGTAGCGATTTCTCTCCGGCATACAGGCAGAACGATGAACATTACTGTATGCGTCAGAGAAACACCTAATGCCAGGGACGAAGCGATAATTTCTCGGGAAAACTCGTTGAATACCTTCTCTATGCGCAGCGTAATGAAAGGGATGATCATAACAGCCAAAGTAATTCCTGCCGACAGAAGGCTTTTGGGAATAGCTGCATCCATGATAAGGAAACTATAGCCAAACAGGCCAAGCACAATCGAGGGAATTCCCGAAATACACTGGATCACAAAACGGTTGATTTCATATATAGCTTTATTCCGACAAAAAAAGCTCAAATAGATAGCCGTTGCCAGGGAAAAAATACCGGCAATCAACGCCGCTACAGCACCCAGATAGAGACTCCCCATAATGGCGGGAAAAATCCCCCCCGCCATGCCCAGCGGCATACCTTGGGGATAATTGAGAAGAAACTGCCCATTGATAACACTATATCCTTTAAAAAGAATATAGAGAAAGATAAAAAGGACAACAACTCCAACGATCAATCCGCTTGCATAGGAAAAGCAGCGAAGCAGCATATCCTTCATTGTCGTCCCCACTCTCTAAAGTGGTTTTTAAAAAAGTAAAATAACAGATTACACAAAACCAGCATGACGAGCAGCACCAGTCCCGCCGCATACAGGGCATGATAATGAGGGCTGTCATAGGCCGCACTGCCCATCTCCAATGCAATCAAGGCGGGAATCGTTTCTCCTTTATGGAGCAATTCCGGCAGAACGGACGCATTTCCCATGACCATCATGACTGCCATGGTTTCACCCATAGCCCGCGAAAAAGCTAAGATCAGGCTGACGCCGACGGCCCGAAAGGACTGGGGCAGAATAATTCTTCTTATCGTATACCATGAGCTCACACCGAGGTTCAGGGAAGGCCCTTCATACAGAGTTCTTCCATTCGTCAGCGATTCTGTACAATTTGTAATAATAAA
Encoded here:
- a CDS encoding phosphate ABC transporter ATP-binding protein, whose product is MEPIIEVKNLNVTIHKKRILNNITFPIYRNRITAIIGSSGCGKTTLLKSLNRSVENDGVVISGIVTLEKKNIFDRPEQEIRKNIGLICQKPSPFPFSVYKNMSYALNYYGLKDSKELREIILENLKRVGLYDEVSAQLQMDARNLSGGQQQRLCIARSLAVNPKVLLLDEPCSALDIKNILKIENTLRQIKEKYTIVIVTHNLSQAQRIADYTLFMENGEALEFGTTKQIFKSPANSRTREYMSYVL
- a CDS encoding GntR family transcriptional regulator, whose protein sequence is MDQNGKEYQKAIEYIRSLIIDQKIQIGSRIPPERKISETLSISRNSTREALRMLENMGLIESRQGLGNYLSGNVSQSLSKMIDAMLILQQTDAEDIFQFRRGIEKTVFDLAYKKRKNNPYLAQMKPLFPKFPKAMLAAQIEMDKEFHYLLIRAAGNKLLSIMMSSVSDIYYEGIDLVLRNASPEVMHNLHLAHLAIYEGLVQDNPASGIQAIDRHYDIIDKMSFQKYQIGNFYTAHTNESTLYTYKVGCAD
- a CDS encoding selenium metabolism-associated LysR family transcriptional regulator, with product MGEKMDFKQIEAFINVIKYRSFSKAADASFLTQPTISAHINSLEKELGVTLIDRMGKESYPTKEGSLFYKYALDLIHTRDKAAMAVSNKRNDMSGILEVQASSIPGQYLVPVLMARFKEQYENVRFYLEQSDSKQAVRNICDHKGEIGFTGYLRNNELTYEFLCRDKCVIITPKLPKYLALRERKKKINILDFDGESFIWREEGSATRKTFEDRCVQSGVRIHALAMMNNIGAIKTAVSQGMGISVLSEMAVRHQETEDDFLSFEVEEDCFDREFYMMYKKNVTLSPVATEFKTFTQNYFKETF
- a CDS encoding recombinase family protein produces the protein MITIAGYVRVSKEEQAEKDLSIPAQKARIIAYCQSQGWELRDIYVDDGYSAKNLNRPEMKRLLNDCKQNMFNAVVVVRLDRISRSQKDVLYLIEDVFEPNEIGFKSVTQAFDTTTAFGKAAIGMIAVFAQLERDQLIERVSEAKKEAARQGRFMGGQPPFGYAHNPAKKIVEINEIEAQVIHMIYNIYLRGETGYQAIADKLNEQKISPRRTKSWSRSTVRKLLTNPFYAGYIAHKEQFYKGQHDAIVTVEQYNEVQELLKTRNKYLPQIHSGLISGCIYCGECGARMRTKNVWQNHPQTDPKKITRYYICYSQDGSTPYMIKNASCRCGYKKANNIDQLVINRLMKYATKPRLVKEVAAELLAKVNTASTALASVQTKKELEAIKKKLNRWYDAFEKGALDPEQLTERVKDLSEQRYHLEHRLLEYEAAETTVQAQARSIEDFIETLKSFKKVWREATPEEQKAVVRSLIKRVTVYEDNHIDIEFFSK
- the yedF gene encoding sulfurtransferase-like selenium metabolism protein YedF; translation: MFKVDALGKACPLPVIETRKALKEHDTVTTLVDNKIATQNLEKMAKQLGYVYQMQEDSPTHYTVVITKGAVEPEQTVETEQTVNAGHKADDEYIVVINSDKMGIGEEKLGKNLMKTFIYTLTEQDVLPQRIIFYNGGVPIVTEGSESLADLKNLAAKGVEIYACGACLNFYGLTAKVAVGEITNMYRIVEMMRSAYRIVKP
- the selD gene encoding selenide, water dikinase SelD, whose product is MEQLVVCGGCNAKIGAGNLGKLLEGLPKLNSDKLLVGFDSSDDSAVIKLSDTLAIIQTVDFFPTMVTDPYLFGKIAAANALSDVYAMGGMVLSALNIVAFPEQNDLSILREILQGGAEKVQEAGGILSGGHSIHDRTVKYGLAVTGTVHPAQILRNDTCHEGDHLILTKPLGVSIITIGYSAGEISRESFIKATDSMQTLNKYAMDIIRNYPVTSCTDVTGFGLAGHLHEMLHGVYSAHIDTKKLPYFAEAYEGAKKFILTAGGQRNRNYLENKIDFQIDDFGLEEIIFDPQTSGGLLVTVPEVKVETLMKDLHNNHIPAADFGTIVPKENKEITIY
- a CDS encoding DUF3343 domain-containing protein gives rise to the protein MERYGVALFYSTQDAMEMEAATKERQMKIRIIPTPEKIYASCGFSLKYTLGDEGALAALLQEKKIQCEGFYHARQEGLTVTYEQIKELQ
- the selB gene encoding selenocysteine-specific translation elongation factor, coding for MAQHIVIGTAGHVDHGKTMLIKALTGIETDTTIEEKKRGMSINLGFAYLDLPNHTRVGIVDVPGHERFIKNMVAGLPGINLVLLVIDANEGVMPQTREHLDILTLLGVRNFLIVLTKIDTVDADLKEMAIEDIRDQLADTIVADAAIVETDAVTGRGIPELIQKIQDMTEQIPDVVSDGMARLNIDRVFSVKGFGTVVTGTLLDGSVSIGDELYVYPGGKKVRIRNIQIHEQNVKKAEPKQRTALNLANIAKDELQRGDVLAASDKLKATWMLDVKVKCLGRSPLSIGLWDRVRLLVGTREVMARTVPIGTEAINPGEEGFVQLRLEQEQLVVKERDYFILRTFSPIHTIAGGEILDASPVKHRRFKADILESLKAKDDGIVDEIVADFLLHKKSPFTTKAELEEYTGFSGDDLQMAIDQLNGAEVIRETPLGYLHKETYKKLRGQVLQILLNYHRKHSLRQGMDISEFRSCLGKDLSERDISELLQLMIEGGICREKDHIIAASNFEVVFNPAQQQTKRKIEVALEKAGFTAVKTDEFTATDKNAAAVLEALNGDTVVFLTFEYVILKRFYQQAVQQVREYLRTNEKIELGDFRDMIGSSRKASLLILEYMDKMHITKRMKDYRVAGECMEVGE
- the selA gene encoding L-seryl-tRNA(Sec) selenium transferase, with protein sequence MKKEAKQLLENLPSVDVLLKSPAMVCLEESFSRNLVKQSIQSVLASIRKELLSGIRATLPTEQTLETLVQARLEQRKEFHLKRVVNAAGTIIHTNLGRSILSSSLQKQLLDIACHYSNLEYNLDEGKRGSRYSHLSEILRELTGAEDVLVVNNNAAAVLLVLDTLVKGREVLISRGELVEIGGFFRIPEVIERSGGTICEVGTTNKTHLEDYSCAINEKTGAVMKVHTSNYRIIGFTESVATEELAVLAHERGIPFINDLGSGLLVDMRCFGLPYEPTVKEALDQGCDVVTFSGDKLLGGPQAGIIVGKKCFIEQMKQNQLLRALRVDKMTLAALEATLHLYRDEKIAVKKIPVLAMLSLTEEECRRKAETLAEMLRQCQLPLAIDIAAETDVVGGGSYPEYTLPGYVVSVESNTMTAADIEKRLHQGKIPVIVRVRKDQVCLDVRTIRCEEFSMVVQAIRDVFKN
- a CDS encoding aminotransferase class V-fold PLP-dependent enzyme produces the protein MHYFDNAATTVQKPQQVAQAVYDALNSQELGNPSRGAHGYSLNAYRKVLAAKCLVKELFQASSDYEVVFMHNSTTALNVVLKGILHPGDHVLTTVWEHNAVLRPLYQMRQQGLFLDFISGEPLTGALRYDEFEQRVRPETKMVVCNHASNVTGNVLDLDRIKKFCKKHGIFLVVDVSQSAGAYPVDLSDGVISAVCFTGHKSLYGPGGTGGVCLKKDLTVKPLITGGDGVHSFNREQPAGLPGVLEAGTANVTGIVGLAAGIRYILDKTVEQMLQKQSRLAQIFVRGARSIPNLTLYGDFTHPRVSVFSVNIGDADSAVVSEILWEEFHMATRSGFHCAPLMHEALQTERRGTVRFSFSSFTAEEDVRQAVEALKSIAKR